Proteins encoded together in one Diceros bicornis minor isolate mBicDic1 chromosome 18, mDicBic1.mat.cur, whole genome shotgun sequence window:
- the KAT2A gene encoding histone acetyltransferase KAT2A isoform X1 gives MAEPSQASTPAPAVQPRPLQSPAPAPTPTPAPSPASAPTPAPTPAPAPAPAAAPAGSTGTGGPGVGSGGTGSGGDPARPGLSQQQRASQRKAQVRGLPRAKKLEKLGVFSACKANETCKCNGWKNPKPPTAPRMDLQQPAANLSELCRSCEHPLADHVSHLENVSEDEINRLLGMVVDVENLFMSVHKEEDTDTKQVYFYLFKLLRKCILQMTRPVVEGSLGSPPFEKPNIEQGVLNFVQYKFSHLAPRERQTMFELSKMFLLCLNYWKLETPAQFRQRSQAEDVATYKVNYTRWLCYCHVPQSCDSLPRYETTHVFGRSLLRSIFTVTRRQLLEKFRVEKDKLVPEKRTLILTHFPKFLSMLEEEIYGANSPIWESGFTMPPSEGTQLVPRPATVSAAVVPSAPIFSPTMGGGSNSSLSLDSGGAEPMPAGEKRKLPENLTLEDAKRLRVMGDIPMELVNEVMLTITDPAAMLGPETSLLSANAARDETARLEERRGIIEFHVIGNSLTPKANRRVLLWLVGLQNVFSHQLPRMPKEYIARLVFDPKHKTLALIKDGRVIGGICFRMFPTQGFTEIVFCAVTSNEQVKGYGTHLMNHLKEYHIKHNILYFLTYADEYAIGYFKKQGFSKDIKVPKSRYLGYIKDYEGATLMECELNPRIPYTELSHIIKKQKEIIKKLIERKQAQIRKVYPGLSCFKEGVRQIPVESVPGIRETGWKPLGKEKGKELKDPDQLYTTLKNLLAQIKSHPSAWPFMEPVKKSEAPDYYEVIRFPIDLKTMTERLRSRYYVTRKLFVADLQRVIANCREYNPPDSEYCRCASALEKFFYFKLKEGGLIDK, from the exons ATGGCGGAACCTTCCCAGGCCTCGACCCCGGCTCCGGCCGTGCAGCCCCGTCCCCTTCAGTCTCCAGCCCCTGCCCCAACTCCGACTCCTGCCCCCAGCCCGGCTTCGGCCCCAACTCCGGCTCCCACTCCGGcaccagcccctgccccagctgcagccccagctggGAGCACAGGGACGGGGGGGCCCGGGGTAGGAAGTGGGGGGACCGGGAGCGGGGGTGATCCGGCTCGACCTGGCCTGAGCCAGCAGCAGCGCGCCAGCCAGAGGAAGGCGCAAGTCCGGGGGCTGCCGCGCGCCAAGAAGCTTGAGAAGCTAGGGGTCTTCTCGGCTTGCAag GCCAATGAAACCTGCAAGTGTAATGGTTGGAAAAACCCCAAGCCCCCCACTGCACCTCGCATGGACCTGCAGCAGCCCGCTGCCAACCTGAGCGAGCTGTGCCGCAGCTGTGAGCACCCCTTGG CTGACCATGTCTCCCACCTGGAGAATGTGTCAGAGGATGAGATTAACCGGCTGCTGGGGATGGTGGTGGACGTGGAGAATCTGTTCATGTCTGTTCACAAGGAGGAGGACACGGACACTAAACAGGTCTATTTCTACCTCTTCAAG ctCTTGCGGAAATGCATCCTGCAGATGACCCGACCCGTGGTGGAGGGGTCCTTGGGAAGCCCCCCATTTGAGAAGCCTAATATTGAGCAG ggtGTGCTGAACTTCGTGCAGTACAAGTTTAGTCATCTGGCTCCCCGGGAGAGGCAGACGATGTTCGAGCTCTCAAAGATGTTCCTGCTCTGCCTTAATTACTGGAAGCTCGAGACGCCTGCCCAATTTCGGCAGAGGTCTCAGGCCGAGGACGTGGCTACCTACAAGGTCAATTATACCAG ATGGCTCTGTTACTGCCATGTGCCCCAGAGTTGCGACAGCCTCCCCCGCTACGAGACCACTCACGTCTTTGGGCGAAGCCTTCTCCGCTCCATCTTCACTGTTACCCGGCGGCAGCTGCTGGAGAAGTTCCGGGTGGAGAAAGACAAGCTGGTGCCCGAGAAGAGGACCCTCATCCTCACCCACTTCCCCAA GTTCCTGTCCATGCTGGAGGAGGAGATCTACGGGGCAAACTCTCCGATCTGGGAGTCAGGCTTCACCATGCCGCCCTCAGAGGGGACCCAGCTGGTGCCCCGGCCAG CTACAGTCAGCGCAGCGGTTGTTCCCAGTGCCCCCATCTTCAGCCCTACGATGGGTGGGGGTAGCAACAGCTCCTTGAGTCTGGATTCTGGAGGGGCTGAGCCCATGCCAG CAGGCGAGAAGAGGAAGCTCCCAGAGAACCTGACCCTGGAGGATGCCAAGCGTCTCCGCGTGATGGGCGACATCCCCATGGAGCTGGTCAACGAGGTCATGCTCACCATCACTGACCCTGCCGCCATGCTGGGGCCCGAG ACAAGCCTGCTGTCAGCCAACGCAGCCCGGGACGAGACAGCCCGCCTGGAGGAGCGCCGCGGCATCATCGAGTTCCATGTCATCGGCAACTCGCTGACGCCCAAGGCCAACCGGCGGGTGTTGCTCTGGCTCGTGGGGCTGCAGAATGTCTTCTCCCACCAGCTGCCGCGCATGCCCAAGGAGTATATTGCCCGCCTCGTCTTTGACCC GAAGCACAAGACTCTGGCCTTGATCAAGGACGGGCGGGTCATTGGTGGGATCTGCTTCCGCATGTTTCCCACCCAGGGCTTCACGGAGATTGTCTTCTGTGCTGTCACCTCCAATGAGCAGGTGAAG ggcTACGGGACTCACCTGATGAACCACCTGAAGGAGTACCACATCAAACACAACATTCTCTACTTCCTCACCTATGCCGATGAATACGCCATCGGCTACTTCAAAAAGCAG GGCTTCTCCAAGGACATCAAGGTGCCCAAGAGCCGCTACCTGGGTTACATCAAGGACTACGAGGGTGCGACACTGATGGAGTGTGAGCTGAATCCTCGGATACCCTACACGGAGCTGTCCCACATCATCAAGAAGCAGAAGgag ATCATCAAGAAGCTGATTGAGCGCAAACAGGCCCAGATCCGAAAGGTCTACCCCGGGCTCAGCTGCTTCAAGGAGGGTGTGAGGCAGATCCCTGTGGAGAGCGTCCCCGGCATTC gagagacaggctggaagccactggggaaggagaaggg GAAGGAGCTGAAGGACCCTGACCAGCTCTACACAACCCTCAAAAACCTGCTGGCCCAGATCAAG TCACACCCCAGTGCCTGGCCCTTCATGGAGCCTGTGAAGAAGTCGGAGGCCCCAGACTACTACGAGGTCATCCGCTTCCCCATCG ACCTGAAGACCATGACGGAGCGGCTGCGTAGCCGCTACTACGTGACGCGGAAGCTCTTTGTGGCTGACCTGCAACGGGTCATCGCCAACTGCCGCGAGTACAACCCCCCGGACAGCGAGTATTGCCGCTGCGCCAGTGCCCTGGAGAAGTTCTTCTACTTCAAGCTCAAGGAGGGGGGGCTCATCGACAAGTAG
- the KAT2A gene encoding histone acetyltransferase KAT2A isoform X2, producing MAEPSQASTPAPAVQPRPLQSPAPAPTPTPAPSPASAPTPAPTPAPAPAPAAAPAGSTGTGGPGVGSGGTGSGGDPARPGLSQQQRASQRKAQVRGLPRAKKLEKLGVFSACKANETCKCNGWKNPKPPTAPRMDLQQPAANLSELCRSCEHPLADHVSHLENVSEDEINRLLGMVVDVENLFMSVHKEEDTDTKQVYFYLFKLLRKCILQMTRPVVEGSLGSPPFEKPNIEQGVLNFVQYKFSHLAPRERQTMFELSKMFLLCLNYWKLETPAQFRQRSQAEDVATYKVNYTRWLCYCHVPQSCDSLPRYETTHVFGRSLLRSIFTVTRRQLLEKFRVEKDKLVPEKRTLILTHFPKFLSMLEEEIYGANSPIWESGFTMPPSEGTQLVPRPATVSAAVVPSAPIFSPTMGGGSNSSLSLDSGGAEPMPGEKRKLPENLTLEDAKRLRVMGDIPMELVNEVMLTITDPAAMLGPETSLLSANAARDETARLEERRGIIEFHVIGNSLTPKANRRVLLWLVGLQNVFSHQLPRMPKEYIARLVFDPKHKTLALIKDGRVIGGICFRMFPTQGFTEIVFCAVTSNEQVKGYGTHLMNHLKEYHIKHNILYFLTYADEYAIGYFKKQGFSKDIKVPKSRYLGYIKDYEGATLMECELNPRIPYTELSHIIKKQKEIIKKLIERKQAQIRKVYPGLSCFKEGVRQIPVESVPGIRETGWKPLGKEKGKELKDPDQLYTTLKNLLAQIKSHPSAWPFMEPVKKSEAPDYYEVIRFPIDLKTMTERLRSRYYVTRKLFVADLQRVIANCREYNPPDSEYCRCASALEKFFYFKLKEGGLIDK from the exons ATGGCGGAACCTTCCCAGGCCTCGACCCCGGCTCCGGCCGTGCAGCCCCGTCCCCTTCAGTCTCCAGCCCCTGCCCCAACTCCGACTCCTGCCCCCAGCCCGGCTTCGGCCCCAACTCCGGCTCCCACTCCGGcaccagcccctgccccagctgcagccccagctggGAGCACAGGGACGGGGGGGCCCGGGGTAGGAAGTGGGGGGACCGGGAGCGGGGGTGATCCGGCTCGACCTGGCCTGAGCCAGCAGCAGCGCGCCAGCCAGAGGAAGGCGCAAGTCCGGGGGCTGCCGCGCGCCAAGAAGCTTGAGAAGCTAGGGGTCTTCTCGGCTTGCAag GCCAATGAAACCTGCAAGTGTAATGGTTGGAAAAACCCCAAGCCCCCCACTGCACCTCGCATGGACCTGCAGCAGCCCGCTGCCAACCTGAGCGAGCTGTGCCGCAGCTGTGAGCACCCCTTGG CTGACCATGTCTCCCACCTGGAGAATGTGTCAGAGGATGAGATTAACCGGCTGCTGGGGATGGTGGTGGACGTGGAGAATCTGTTCATGTCTGTTCACAAGGAGGAGGACACGGACACTAAACAGGTCTATTTCTACCTCTTCAAG ctCTTGCGGAAATGCATCCTGCAGATGACCCGACCCGTGGTGGAGGGGTCCTTGGGAAGCCCCCCATTTGAGAAGCCTAATATTGAGCAG ggtGTGCTGAACTTCGTGCAGTACAAGTTTAGTCATCTGGCTCCCCGGGAGAGGCAGACGATGTTCGAGCTCTCAAAGATGTTCCTGCTCTGCCTTAATTACTGGAAGCTCGAGACGCCTGCCCAATTTCGGCAGAGGTCTCAGGCCGAGGACGTGGCTACCTACAAGGTCAATTATACCAG ATGGCTCTGTTACTGCCATGTGCCCCAGAGTTGCGACAGCCTCCCCCGCTACGAGACCACTCACGTCTTTGGGCGAAGCCTTCTCCGCTCCATCTTCACTGTTACCCGGCGGCAGCTGCTGGAGAAGTTCCGGGTGGAGAAAGACAAGCTGGTGCCCGAGAAGAGGACCCTCATCCTCACCCACTTCCCCAA GTTCCTGTCCATGCTGGAGGAGGAGATCTACGGGGCAAACTCTCCGATCTGGGAGTCAGGCTTCACCATGCCGCCCTCAGAGGGGACCCAGCTGGTGCCCCGGCCAG CTACAGTCAGCGCAGCGGTTGTTCCCAGTGCCCCCATCTTCAGCCCTACGATGGGTGGGGGTAGCAACAGCTCCTTGAGTCTGGATTCTGGAGGGGCTGAGCCCATGCCAG GCGAGAAGAGGAAGCTCCCAGAGAACCTGACCCTGGAGGATGCCAAGCGTCTCCGCGTGATGGGCGACATCCCCATGGAGCTGGTCAACGAGGTCATGCTCACCATCACTGACCCTGCCGCCATGCTGGGGCCCGAG ACAAGCCTGCTGTCAGCCAACGCAGCCCGGGACGAGACAGCCCGCCTGGAGGAGCGCCGCGGCATCATCGAGTTCCATGTCATCGGCAACTCGCTGACGCCCAAGGCCAACCGGCGGGTGTTGCTCTGGCTCGTGGGGCTGCAGAATGTCTTCTCCCACCAGCTGCCGCGCATGCCCAAGGAGTATATTGCCCGCCTCGTCTTTGACCC GAAGCACAAGACTCTGGCCTTGATCAAGGACGGGCGGGTCATTGGTGGGATCTGCTTCCGCATGTTTCCCACCCAGGGCTTCACGGAGATTGTCTTCTGTGCTGTCACCTCCAATGAGCAGGTGAAG ggcTACGGGACTCACCTGATGAACCACCTGAAGGAGTACCACATCAAACACAACATTCTCTACTTCCTCACCTATGCCGATGAATACGCCATCGGCTACTTCAAAAAGCAG GGCTTCTCCAAGGACATCAAGGTGCCCAAGAGCCGCTACCTGGGTTACATCAAGGACTACGAGGGTGCGACACTGATGGAGTGTGAGCTGAATCCTCGGATACCCTACACGGAGCTGTCCCACATCATCAAGAAGCAGAAGgag ATCATCAAGAAGCTGATTGAGCGCAAACAGGCCCAGATCCGAAAGGTCTACCCCGGGCTCAGCTGCTTCAAGGAGGGTGTGAGGCAGATCCCTGTGGAGAGCGTCCCCGGCATTC gagagacaggctggaagccactggggaaggagaaggg GAAGGAGCTGAAGGACCCTGACCAGCTCTACACAACCCTCAAAAACCTGCTGGCCCAGATCAAG TCACACCCCAGTGCCTGGCCCTTCATGGAGCCTGTGAAGAAGTCGGAGGCCCCAGACTACTACGAGGTCATCCGCTTCCCCATCG ACCTGAAGACCATGACGGAGCGGCTGCGTAGCCGCTACTACGTGACGCGGAAGCTCTTTGTGGCTGACCTGCAACGGGTCATCGCCAACTGCCGCGAGTACAACCCCCCGGACAGCGAGTATTGCCGCTGCGCCAGTGCCCTGGAGAAGTTCTTCTACTTCAAGCTCAAGGAGGGGGGGCTCATCGACAAGTAG
- the HSPB9 gene encoding heat shock protein beta-9, with the protein MQRVGSGLPNGSRVASRCPSVALAEQNQVATLPVRLLGDDVAAVRDDVCVEDGFQMKVDARGFTPEELVVQVDGRCLMVTGQRQLEGCSPDGYSYRMAQQVHRQVQLPPDLDPTAMTCCLTPSGQLRFRGQRPVLPSPEARTGPSPRLRSRTSNKDSNLA; encoded by the coding sequence ATGCAACGGGTCGGTAGCGGTCTCCCCAACGGGAGCCGGGTGGCATCCCGGTGTCCCAGCGTGGCCCTCGCCGAACAGAACCAAGTGGCCACGCTGCCGGTGCGGCTGCTGGGGGACGATGTGGCAGCTGTGCGGGACGATGTCTGTGTGGAGGATGGCTTCCAGATGAAGGTGGATGCCAGAGGCTTCACCCCCGAGGAGCTGGTGGTGCAAGTGGACGGCAGATGCTTGATGGTGACGGGCCAGCGGCAACTGGAGGGCTGCAGCCCAGATGGCTATAGCTACCGCATGGCGCAGCAGGTGCACCGGCAAGTGCAGCTCCCACCGGACCTGGATCCCACCGCCATGACCTGCTGCCTGACCCCCTCTGGCCAGCTGCGCTTCCGAGGCCAGCGCCCAGTGCTGCCTTCCCCTGAAGCCCGAACAGGACCGTCCCCGAGGCTCAGGAGCCGCACCTCTAACAAGGATTCCAACCTAGCCTGA
- the RAB5C gene encoding ras-related protein Rab-5C — protein sequence MAGRGGAARPNGPAAGNKICQFKLVLLGESAVGKSSLVLRFVKGQFHEYQESTIGAAFLTQTVCLDDTTVKFEIWDTAGQERYHSLAPMYYRGAQAAIVVYDITNTDTFARAKNWVKELQRQASPNIVIALAGNKADLASKRAVEFQEAQAYADDNSLLFMETSAKTAMNVNEIFMAIAKKLPKNEPQNAAGAPGRNRGVDLQENNPASRSQCCSN from the exons ATGGCGGGTCGGGGAGGTGCAGCGCGACCCAACGGACCAGCCGCTGGGAACAAGATCTGTCAATTTAAGCTGGTCCTACTAGGGGAGTCCGCGGTGGGCAAATCCAGCCTCGTCCTCCGCTTTGTCAAAGGACAGTTCCACGAGTACCAGGAGAGCACGATTGGAG CGGCCTTCCTCACACAGACTGTCTGCTTGGACGACACAACAGTCAAGTTTGAGATCTGGGACACAGCTGGACAGGAGCGGTATCACAGCCTGGCCCCCATGTACTATCGGGGGGCCCAGGCTGCCATCGTGGTCTATGACATCACCAACACA GATACGTTTGCACGGGCCAAGAACTGGGTGAAGGAGTTACAGAGGCAGGCCAGCCCCAACATCGTCATCGCGCTCGCGGGTAACAAGGCAGACCTGGCCAGCAAGAGAGCCGTGGAATTCCAG GAAGCACAAGCCTATGCAGACGACAACAGTTTGCTGTTCATGGAGACATCAGCAAAGACTGCAATGAACGTGAATGAAATTTTCATGGCAATAG CTAAGAAGCTCCCCAAGAATGAGCCCcaaaatgcagctggtgctccAGGCCGGAACCGAGGAGTGGACCTCCAGGAGAACAACCCAGCCAGCCGGAGCCAGTGCTGCAGCAACTGA